accgcgagacgaatcttttgaggcctttgaccgcattaTTAGCACatggggttactgtagcacttatagctaatcatgcactaattaggctcaaaagattcgtctcgtcgtgtacatgtaattagttttgttatttaattacatttagtgcttcatatatgtgttcaaagaggagttgaaaattttttgttgaaaatttttggtaactaaacgggctTAGTATTTTGTGAGGAGAGTGGGCAGACAAGCCTATAATTTTAGCAGTAAACCCCATGTGAGGTCGGCACGCGAGAGGTGGATGCGTGCGTCTCTGACGCCCCTGCTTGCGCTGGTACGTACGAACTCGATCGATCCGGTCGAGCTCACATGGCTGAAGTGTCAACGATTCAGGTGTCAGTAACATTCATCGATGACTGGTGTCCTATGCACTGGCATTGGTGTGGTCGGATCGGGACTTTGGGGAGTTTATTGATGATCTGCAGAGCCGCTGCCACCTGACCATTGGCAGAGAAAGGACAGTGAAGCTCTGTGATCACCGTTGTTCATTACTGTCCTCATTTGTACTGTCATCATGCAGTCCCTTGAAAATCCTGGGCACTGTGGCAGTGTCACTGGTGTGCTTTCAAGGAGTCAGGGCAGCTTCAACCCTTCTACTGACGAGGCCCCCTGTTTGATGCATGTCTGTGGCCTGTGGGTAGTTCAGTTAACCTGGTGTGGTGATTCAGCTAGCTAATCCGGTGTGGTGATCTGAGAGGCTGCAACAGGAGCATGGGCCCTGCAGGAATCAAGGTGCCAACAGTGCAGGTTGGTGAAGAGTGGAGACACTATGCGCTGCCACTATTCAGATCTGGGATTGTCGCGGACTAGCAGCAGATCGGCTGATGAGAGGATCGATCGAGATTACATCATGCATGATTGAGATTCAGACTTCAGAGGCGTCAGCCTGGCTGGCCATTCGACGGGTCGTACACGGGCGCAGTGCAGTGAGGCGACGTCCTGATTTGCCTCATAGATGTGAGTGCAGGTGGATGTGGATGGATCCCCTGCACTGTCCCTGTCGATCGACTGTTCAGCAGCTCATCAGTCTTACAGATAGTTTTTTCAGATGGTGACACGCTGATGCAGAGCACCTCTGAATTTGGGGGGCTCCTCGATCGTCAGGATCACATGAGGGTATCAGAAGCAGAGCATGCGGGTCTGATGAGAGAGCTTGCATTGGTGTTCGTAGCTAGTAATTCTGTGGCAGAATCCTCAATCTACTCTGTAGAGTGCATAAAAAAGAATCAGAGTTTGAGATGAACCACAGCAGTACAGCAcgcctttgtttttcttttctttttgtgtgTGAAGGGACGAATTAAATATACAGTATGAATTGCAGAAAGGAAGAAGGGATCTTTATACAGAGAAAACAAATCATGTTATTGCAGCATGGTTATGGATGCATCATTGAGGACATGATTAAACAAAGAGCAGCATCTACCCTgtcccctctctcttctctctgaTGAGATTGTCTGAACCCGGCCATGGCATTCCCTACCATCATTGCAGGGGCAAGCGTGCAACACATGCGTCCAGCCTCTAGCAGTCAATCTGCCGAGATGAGCAGGACTGCAGGATCAGATTCAGCAGGGATCCGGAGCAAGAACTCGCTTACCGTGCACTCCACCCTTCACCACCTACAGTGATGGGTTGCAATGGCTGTACACGCCGGTGCTCGACTGCTCGCTGCGCATCATAAAAATCCGTTGGGATTTCAATGTGGCCGCCCACTCGATCGGCCAGTACCTGCTTCTTGGCACAGCGACGGTGGATGTGCTCGCATCGCATCACTGTGTTGCCTGGATTAGCAACCACGCAAGCGAACACAGACACAGAAACAGTGCTGTTCAGCTGGGAGATGAGGGCTGTGTTTAAATCCataaaatggtggtaaaaaaagtcacatcggacactgtatcacttttcatttgtttgtgataattgttgtcctaccatgatctaactaggctcaaaagattcgtctcgtcgtgtacatcaaaactatacaattagtttttttatttacctacatttaatactctatgcataagataaaagatttgatgtgataggtgaatagtgaaatttggagagagaaattttggaactaaacacagccgagGAAAGAAGGAAGCTGCTACTCACTGAAATGTGCAGGTACAAGTAATACAAGGACAACGATGATCCCCTGCAGTGTCCTtggtcttgtttagatgcactcaaaattctaaaactttacaagattctctgtcacatcaaatctttgaatgcatacatgaaatattaaatgtagttaaacaaaataactaattatacagtttgattataatttgcgagacgaatctttcgaACCTAGTTTACTcatggcgggacaataattactaaatacaacgaaagtgctacagtattttaCCCCTAAAACTTTTTTTTATCTGAACAAAGCCTTAGTATTGTGCCACATCGGGCGGCTGTTCTGTTCGTCACTCTGGCATGGATGCACAGTCAAAGCACATTGGTCCCGCCACTACTACTTCACATTCTGAACCTCGTCAGGCTTTACGATGGATCTGCCACATCGCATCCAGTGAAGGCAGATAGAAAAGCGGTAAACAGTAGTGTGTTTAGCGCTGGCAGGGACAGGGTGAGAGTTTGGATGATAGGAAAGCAAGCATGGTTGGCTGCCACAGTGCCACTGGATCACCTGATTAGCCTAAGCAGGGTGGTACTGCTGGTCCGGGTAGCAAATCATGTCCTGTGCCCAATCACCTGTTGCCATCGGTTGGCAACAAATCTAGGTAAGGACTGCCCATGCATGCACATCAGTACGTTGTACCCCCTCTTTCAATTATTTTCAGCACTGCAAGATTAAGTACTTCGTACAAAGAGTTTCAGATAAGATTATCCCTGGGCACCTTTCTGTAAAGGAACCAATATCAAGCATGGATACTCCTATGTGTTAAGCAGGACAGAGATCATGCTACACAGAAGAAGGGCAGTCTTAATTAGTAGGAAATCAAAGGAGTTGTAGAGGAGCATGATATGATTAGGTTCCAAGTGTGGTAGGCATGCATGCATCTACTCCTTTTCGTGATGTGATGAACGGAGCCATTCTCTAGCATATCTTCAGACTTTGAGCTAGCGAGCGCGCGTGCATATACAAGGACTGTTATCATTGCTAGCGCAGGCCGGCTTCTTTGAGTATCTGCCGACGCGTTACCGAATTTAGCAAGGGAAGAAAGCATGCTGCATCCATGCTTGCTTACAGTGCACTCCACTTAACTCACTCCCTCTGCAGTGTGCACGTTTATTAGATAAAGGAATATTGAACAATATCGCAGCCTCTATATCAAAGTGATATATCCGGCCTTTATTACAAACTTTGAGAGATAAACATGAAACAAATTACAAGTCACAAAGCCTATTACTAAACTGCCACCCGTTCCGCGCAAAAATGTCAATCACCGTCACTTTCAAGGGGCGGCATGCATCTGCGATCAAgtctccgtcctcctccttTTGCAAAATCGCCCAGGTTCTTGTAAGATAAGTGGCCCTGAAAAGGATCTAGATAACAATTTATTTTTGAGTATTATGAAAAACTACATCATTTCTGGATAACCAGATTGACCAGAGAAGCGCACATAAGCCTATGAACataacttttttcttttcccacaTGAAACCCTGCAACCAAGACCCAAATAAGTGCCCAATATTGTTAGATTTTGTAAGACCGAAGGTGATGAAAATTATCCTTCAAAGTAACCTAGCCATATGACACCCGAAGAAGAGATGCACAATTATTTCGTCATTTATGTAAAAACAACATTGTTTGCTCCCTTTCAATGGCGCTTGGCTAAATTATCCTTTGTTAGAATAACCCCATGGTGGAGTAGccaaataaataattttactTTCAAAGGAATTTTCAATTTCCAAACAGGCTTGTTTATGGGTCGAATTCGAACATCTAATAGAGCTGAGTACATAGAACGAACTGAAAATTGGCCACTCTTGTGAAGTTGCCAGATTCCAATATCCTTATTATCTCCCAGCTGAATGTTAGCAACGCGATGTCCCAAATCCATCCAGTCCCTTAGGTTATTTCTCGTAAGATGTCTCATAAACGAGACATTCAAAGAGTCTCCATTAAGTACAGTATGAACTGCAGCATATTTGCGATGAACTAGATTGAACAAATTAGGATATTGATCTTTAAGGGCCGAGTTCCCCAACCACTTGCCTTCCCAAAATCTAGTTTGTTTCCCATTCTGTACCTTAAACATCATCCATTTAAGAAAATCTTGTTTTACTGACATAAGCCCTGACCAAAACTGTGAATCACCAATTTTTTCTCAACCTGGGCGAGGGTTTTGGATTTAAGATGTTTATTCTTGAGTATCTGTTGCCAAATGCCATCTTCTTTAATAAGTTTGAACAACCATTTACTTAAAAGGCATTTGTTTTGGAGTTCTAAATCCATAATTCCCAGACCACCTTGTTCTTTTGATCTACATAATATATCCCATttggataatatatattttctttTGTGACCATCCCCTTGCCAGAAGAATCTAGATCTATAAAAATTTAGTTTTTTGAGAACTTTAGGGATTTTAAAGAAGGAAAGCATATAAACAGATAGGTTGCTTAAAACTGAGTTTATGAGAGTAAGCCTGCCACCATAGGAGAGCAACTTGCCTTTCCAAGTACTCAGTTTACGTTCAAACCTGTCTTCTATGGTCTTCCAGTCTTTATTACTTAATCTCTTGTAATGGTATTTCCAAATAAGTGAGAGGAGTTTCCGCCACCTGACATCCAAAAATGTCCATGTAGTCAGATTCGACCTCCTTCGCTTCACCAAAGCAGAAGAGTTAACTTTTATGGTAATTTATTTTGAGGCCAGATAACTGCTCAAAGATAGTCAATATGAGTTTCATGTTTCTGGCTTCATCGAATAGCTACTgtttttgtttgattttttctTGAGCTCTGTAAAGGATgatcagtttttttttgtgaaactgATAGATAATCAGCTTTGGTAATTCAAGGCCGGACGCCCTAAAGTAGATACATCACCAGCTAGCGTAGCGTAGTTGTGTGTCTTAAGCTGGCTGCACTGGGTACGGGATGCCGCCCGCTAAATCGTCCTGCAGTTGATTTTACTGTTTTGATTCGCTGCAGCGGGGACGGCAAATGCAAGCGCTAAAAAAGCGTATGGTCGTGCGTCCGCCAAATCAAGGGGTCTCCCAAGAGCTCAGTAAATGCGAACATGGTGCGGGGCCCGCCTAGGTCGGTGCTGCCTCGCGCTCTCTTCCGCTGCCGTCCGCCGTCTGCCGCCCACGCCCCCTCGGCCTGCGCGCCACCGGCCACCCGCTCCGCCAGCCACCCGCGCCGGCGCTCGAGAGGAGGCGCCGCGCTCGCCCATGGCCGCTGCCCGGGGAGAAGGCGCTCGCCCACCGCCGTGGAGAGGGAGGGATGGGGGCAGAGTGCCGACAGCACATGGATCTGGCGTGGGTGGCCACCGGAGCCCCCGCccacgcaggccgccgccgcgcgcagccgTCGCCCGCACCGGCCGCCGTCGCGTGCAGCCCTCGcccgggccggccgccgccgcgcagccctCGCCGGAGCGCGTGCACTCGGCGCGCGTCGCCGACGGCGCGCCCCGCGCGCAACCACAGCTCGGCGTGCCGCTGCTATCGCCCTtccgcgccggtgctgggcgctgcCACCGTGCCCGCCCcgcgtcctcgccgtcgccgcgaggCCTTGCGGGGGAGCGGAGTGCCAGGCCGCCGCAGCTGCCCCGCTATCATGTGCAGGCCGTTGCGCgtgcccgccgcgccggccgccgcacttGGCCCGCCACGCGCAAGGGCCGGGGTGGGgaaggaggaggccgcggccggcAGGCAAGGGTCGGGGGtggggaggaggccgccgccgaaccCTGCTCAGCCGGCGTGCGACTTcgggcggagcagggcgcggcGAGGGGCCAGGGCGCGGCGAGGGCCCAAGCAGTGGCGCGCGGCGGGCCACAACGGTGGGGCGGGGCAGTGGCGAGCGCCGCGCCGGTGTGCGGGGCGGGAGTAGAGAGCAGGAGAGGGCCGCGCCGCCCTTGGCTGCCGGGGGAGACGGagagcgagggagggagggagggagagagggagacgcggccggccggagctgcggcggaggcggtgagGAGATAGCgggtggagggagggaggccggaagagagagagagaatgtgAGGGTGGGTCTGGGAGCAATGTTTAAAATCTCCGGCTAAGCCTCTTAGCAGCCAGCTTTGCAGCAGCTAAGGAAAGCTAAAGCCGGCTATAGCTGCAGCTAAGTCATTTAGCTGTTTTGGAAAAATTTAGAAATAAACACCTTTGTCTCCACTGTCTACTCTCTACTCTCTACTGAATCCAGTCTCCACTGTCTACTCTCTACTGAATTTCTACTCATCAGAATCCAGTCGTCAGGAGACTTAGCACAACAAAATCCAGTCTCCACTGTCTACTTTCTACTGAATTTCTACTCATCAGAATCAGAGCTAAGGCTCTACTTGCCTGGCTCTGGATGGGACATGGCGCCTACACACAGacagggatggcaacgggtccaAACCCGCTGGGTTTACCCATCCCAAACCCGAACCCGTTAACAAAAAATCTGCCCGTTAAGAAACCCGCGACCCGTCACGGGCATGATTTTTTGTCCAAACCCGTGCCCGCTCGGGTATCGGGCGACCCGCAGGTCACCCGTGCCCGAGAGCACCACCGAGGCTGCGGCGTTGCACGCGCGGCCGGGCGGGCGAACGCGCGGCCGTGCGGGCGGGCGAGCTCGCGCAGGGGCGCGTGCGCAGCGGCGGGGCATGCGTAGCCTggcgggcgagcgcgcggcgcgTGCGCGACGACGGGACAGGCGGGTGAGCTCGCGGAGCCCGGCGGGTGGGCGAGCGTGCGGCCACCAGGCGAGCTCGGGCACGGCGGGGCACGCGCAGCCACAGCTGGCGAGCTCGCACGCGGCGTGTGCGCGGAGGCGTGGACAGGCGGGCGAGCTCGCGCAGCCTGACAGGCGGACGAGCGCGCGGCCACCTGGGCGagctcgcgcgcggcggccggcagtgGGGATTACACCTGCTAATGGGGTTGAACCCACCTCAAATCTGTCCCTACCCATATTTCAAGAGCCCTAACTaccacccgccccgacccactccgtcggcccaatgccccaacccgccccaacccgaagTCACGATGGAAAATGATATGCGACTTACGTGCCGATCTACTACCATAGCGCCCCAATCCGTCCTAACCCGTCTATGTCGtcaacccaacccgccccaacccattTCATAGTGTCACCCGTTTCCACTCATCCAATAGTACCCGAATtaaaacccacccaaaaaaTCCATAAGTCCCGCCCCATTAGCAAGAGTAGTGGGGATAGGTGGGCAAGCTCGCACAGGGCGCGTGCGTCCTAGGCTCCCAACGACGCAGGCCACCGTGGGGGTGCGGCTGTGCGGGGCATGCTTGCAGCGCGCCCAGGCAAGTGAGCCAGTGCAGATGTGCATGGCTGGCGGCTGCTGAATGGGGAAGGGAAGGGTTAGGTTAGGATTTTGAGTTGTTCTGATTTTATATGCTTGAGTAACTGGGCCAAGTTAGTTGGGCCAAGGTAGTTGGGCTGAGAAATTATGTGTCTATTTGCTTGATGGACCGGGTTTAAAAAACCCATGGGTTTGCGGGTTCGGGTTTTAGGTTCCCAGACCCGTGCTCGCAAACCCGATGGGTCTGACTTTTTGCCTATTAACAGACCCACGGGTCGAGAAATCAACCCAAACCCGTTCCCTAATGGAGTAAAAATccatcgggtttcgggtacctGTTGCCATCCCTACACACAGAGCTTCGTGCTGCTGCTTCGGGTTCCGTCGATTGTGGGAGAGGATGAGGAATGGAGAGGATGGTAGTCGTCGGTCCTCGGCTCCTGCTCGCCTCCGGGGCTCCGGGCGCAGCACAAcggctgccggccgccggcgccggcgccgccgccgccgccgccttcttttCAGGGGAAAGGAGCGGCTGTGAGCTGGAGTGAGGAAATGAATTGAACGAGCTAGGGTTTGCCTTCCTGTTATATATGTGCTGAAAGCTGAAACATTTGGGCTGAAATTCAGGCGGGCCGCGGGCGTCCATGAGCCTGCGCGACAACTCCAATTTGGCTTGTCAAAATTTCTAGCTGCCGCTAAATGAAGGCCTAATTTAGCGGCTATCTCCGGCTAAGCACAGCTATTAGGGGCAGCTAAATCATAGCGTTAAATTTGAACTATCCTAGTTGCTCCCCTCCCCAGCGGCTATCTCCGGCTATAGCTTCTGCTATAGCCGGAGATTTTAAACATTGTCTGGGAGGGCGTCGGGTGtaaaaaaagggaaaacaaTTATGACGTGCGGACCTCATgactggtagttggtatagagtatTGGATATAGAGGATGACGGGTGCGGAAAAACTAGATATAGAGTAGAGAATCTCGATTACCAGGATGTAATAATATTCTTTTTAGAGAATGGatttagagtatgacgagtgcggGCAGCCTTAGCATATATACTAAAATGGACACGGCTAATTTATGTGTGCGGCTGCTCCGTTTTGGAAAAGCAGTAGGTGTATGAATGCATGTGAGGGGTAAGGAGTGAGAAGGAGAAATTTTTGGAAAAGCTGTTGGTAGGTACATGCATTTGTGGGGCAAGGAgagcaggaaaaaaaaaagatggatgACGTATGCACTTGCATGCGcaaaatttcaaataaaaagacCATAGTTTCAAAATTGAgcatttaaaaaatcaaaatctgAGTACACAGTTGTGTTTGTTTTGATAAaagcttcaaaacaagatctcacaCCATTATATTTTAATGATATATTTTCTCAGAGAGAAAATATATTTTAGTGTATTCTAATTTGCTTATGATGTTTGCAAATTGCTTATGGGTTACGGAATGTTCATGCTTGGATTCAGTTAAGTGGATATGCATAGATGTTTATGTTGTTAATATAGATTATTTGGTTTTATTGCTGGATAAGGGTACACATCTAGTGAATGTTTATTGTATGGCCAATAATAGCCAACATAAGCAGACCGGTTGAGTTTTTTTAACTAATTTGTTTTGGTTAATTTTCTATTATACATAAAGCAATTTATGTGTTTTTAAAATATTGTTGAAACGTATACAACTAGAGTCTTATTTTGAAGACTTGAAAGAGTTGTGCAatctgaatttgaatttgagtagCCTATCAACTCGTGCTCCTGTAcaggctaattagaattaatataaaaataaaacttatatctaataattataattatctatctcattctctcttttatctattaaatattctattGCATACTCTAAGTACATATTTATTGTTAGTTGCAACAATTTTATCTTGTATCACACctccatgtgtgtttgatatatattcaggtgaaccatttgtttgtaaatacatgaatacatggtgacacatacCGGGCCCATAGGTGCACACTGCGCAGAAGTTCTAAAATAAGGGATAGGGTACGGTCTATACCTTACGTCCGTTGTAACTACTCGGACATGAGCAGAACTAGTCGAACAGAAGGAAACTACTTGATTAGGACTCCTAAGCTAGTATTCAGTTAGGATTTTcatataaccctgtcccccaagattataagggcaggcagggaccccctccaaaacATAATCTACATACAACATCTAAGCCAATACAAACTAATATACAAAACGAAGGGTATTACAATCTCGGcagcccaaacctgtctaaagTTTCGTGTTATTTGCACGATCAAATTCCCCTACCTACATACAACCACCTCGGGTATCCCTCGGTGGGTTTGGAGGTTTAACACCGACACATATTGCgaatagtatttttatatagataataacataataatatattaacaaagtataaatagtaatttaaaatttatattgttgcactttaatattttattataattataaatTTAGATTCAAATTTAGGGATTACTTTAgcttttaataatgatatagTTGGATAAATTATACGGAAATTTAGGGGTTATTtgcactattttttttaaaaaatgataTGGATGGTAATTTACATAAAGATTatgggttactttagatttttctataatggcagatgtgggtaatttagatacatatttagatAATTAATTAAGTTTATTTTAATAATGGTAGAGGTGTGTAACTTATTAGAAAACATAACAGATTCAATGACTATTATAACTAGAGTTATCGGATTAATGGCtggatattttttatttttgagagaatttgtaaaatttctctatttttttagaatatTCACCTAGATTCTATGTGGCTTCATGCGAggttttaaaaaaattcttcaattagtaatagtaagatagatgatttaaaaattataatatttttaAGTTTGAAAATTGCTTGCATGTGCTAGTGTGCGCTACCATGCAAGCGCAAACCTCAAATGTGCTTAATAGTTTATGACTAGGTGTCGCTGCAAGGATTTAACCAACTAATCTATATGACGCTATCTACGACTTTGGGCTACATAGTCAGGCCGTTTCTCTGGCTTATTGGTCTTCACATTCCGGCACCCAGGTAACCAAAATGACATCGAAGAGTAAGAAACgcttgaaaaagaaaaacacctcTATTGGGTTTGGGATTCCTTTGTGGGTCAATGATGGGCCAGACTATTACCATCCCACTATCAGGCCTGATGGACGGATCCGAGCCCAGTACAACCGAtgtacactactacagaatacatCATCGCCAACGTCCCATCACCGTCGGTTTgtttcgaaccggcggtgagGTTGTAAtatgacccggcggtgatgtgttctccatctatttttttcattctccccaccccctctctcttcggtccttagattttttttcctcctcccccgccggacCTTATTCTCTCCCCACTACTCCCTCCGAGCTCCTCTCCCGGTCTCCCCCTCCGAGCTCCTCTCCCCCGGCcttctcccctctcctccctcccatccccatctccggcctccctcccctcctccacctcgccagtgcgggctgcggcggcgcgcagccgcGAGGCTTGGGCTGCGGATGCGAAGTGGCACGCGGCGCGTGACTGCCGGCAggcatggccgcggcggcgcctgtCTTGCCCCAACGCATCGCCGGCCTTTCTCCCCTGCTTCCCTACCGGATCTGCGGCGGCAGTGGCTCGCGGCGtgcgtgcagcggcggcgggagcggcaaGCTCGCGGcgagcgctgcggcggcgggagcggcgagATCCGGCGTGGTGCCGTACGAATCGAACTCCGTGAGGTGCGGTGCCCATCCCTTCTCCTCCTCACGTTTCACAACTGCCCCtaacctcgcctcccctctctttCCCCCGCAGGTAGGGACTGGCCCCGACCGCCCTGGCCTTGCCCGCGGCCctgcgacggcggcagcagcagcgcgggAAGCGGCGAGCTGCAGCGGTGCAGTGCTGTGACGGCGGCTGCACCAACGCGGCGAGCGGCAGCAGTGCGGCGCTGCGACGGCGGCTGCACCGGCGCGGTGAGCGTCGGCTGCAGCAGCTCGGCGAGTGTCGGCTGCAGCAGCGGTGCTGCGACGGCGGCTGTAGCGGCGtggcgagcggcacggcggggcgagcggcgagcggcacgaCGAGCATCAATGGCAGCAGCGTAGCCTATTTTTTTGTTTCCTAACGGAGCAACACCGCCGGGTCTCAAACTGGCAGAGATGGTTCGGATTGTCACCGTCGGGTctgaaaccggcggtgatggccctGTCCATTACCAACGAGTTAAATCCAACGCTCCccaaaaccggcggtgatagctattttgaaccggcggtgatggggggcGCTGGAGTAGTGGTAGCCCAGTCACAGCCGGCACCATAAGCATGAACAAGAA
The genomic region above belongs to Panicum virgatum strain AP13 chromosome 8N, P.virgatum_v5, whole genome shotgun sequence and contains:
- the LOC120684712 gene encoding putative hydro-lyase KRH_21160 is translated as MGAECRQHMDLAWVATGAPAHAGRRRAQPSPAPAAVACSPRPGRPPPRSPRRSACTRRASPTARPARNHSSACRCYRPSAPVLGAATVPAPRPRRRREALRGSGVPGRRSCPAIMCRPLRVPAAPAAALGPPRARAGVGKEEAAAGRQGSGVGRRPPPNPAQPACDFGRSRARRGARARRGPKQWRAAGHNGGAGQWRAPRRCAGRE